taaatatgttagttaGCATAACCATAAGATCATAAGAcaagggttagtcaatataagacataataaaaaatcatatgaaatacattatgaaacataAATCATTAGCATAAGAGacaacatcataatcataataagcaaagtctccaacataagcaacATATAAGTATTGCTTGACTCTTAGTCGTCTATACCATAATAGAACCATTCTGAAGTAACCTCAAAGGCATACATGTGCaaagcatgaatagcatcccataataacacccaagccaagtatccctttttggtcaacTTAATCATAGTCTTTATTAATGTTTAAGTCTTAAGCCTTTTTACCACAAGGGAAtcatactcctaagtaacctcaaaaagCACACTGGTACAATAcctgaaaggcatcccatactacccttcacacaaagcataaccttgaagtcatccgAGTCATATTTACCCTACTTTGGTCTCATTATTAGCTTACTTCATGTAGACAAAggaactatcacctttagtcaatcccACCTTGGAAGGCATCTATAGTAACAATCCATCAAGAATAACTCATTTAAAGTAGTAGTCATTAGACAACCTTAAGTcatatttgtgcaatgcatgaatgacatcccatactaccactcatactaagtgCTTCTTTACGTCATCATAATCATGTTCCTTAATTGGAGACTAGCCCTTTCTTGAAAGCATAGGAACAATAGGAGACCTTTTACTAACTCTATCTTAGTTCCTCATTCTAATGCTTCTTGGGTTGGAACCTAATTCCTCTCTTTAGACCTTAGAACACTAGGAGGTACTACATAAATCACCTCTAAGTTCATTATAGGTTTAACCCTATGAGACacttctttaagcatgtctaagttcattattaAAATTGATCCTGTGAGATACTTACTTAAGCATTTATAAATCCCTTTATACTTTGAAAACTATGAGATACTCCTTTAagtatgtcttagttcattgttaagatggaccctatgagatactacctTAAGTGATAacatccaaggaagctctactccattgaaggacaaggatgaagctttagaaactccaaggaggcccataacaagatctcaaaccaaggagttcaatgataagctcaatgggtttcaatcgctgatccaaaggtgtcttattggggaagaagagctcaagcccaagggagaggaattgtccaaatgctacaattatttggtggcccaaattcaagcccaagatgaggaattttaaggtccaatttcgtgcaaaaaaggtcaagaagagtccaagaatcagccacaacaagagttgctttctgcccaagttttgagagaagactagtcaaactttccaagattgtcaagattcttttcctagttgggatttaccttatttatttatttatatataggttattaatattttccttagtctatttatggtctcctaagtaccatttaatgctttcctagaagtactaaatttgttcctagttagattactttatttcctttctagagtaggattccttgtaattgtttttttagggtttggcttcttggacgtttttcccttctcctatatataggagtccttttcattcattaaagacaatttagattgatattaataatatttgagagagttctttgaacctttgtgacttgttctttgagaatttatctttaaacctttactagtttcatagtttaaggtataaagtaacttcttcttgtgatatttttggtttctttttggtattctttagaaggtgattagtttctacatactaattgttgtctttagttactcataaagcggtcaagatccgaatctatcgttttgattcgttttctcaagtaaaggcattagatttcttccataaatctatacgttgttacttggatcttttcaaggccttagaacatataatccttggaaattcgtggatctttccttcgaatttcccatatctttagttagttttttttgtttcttttctttgtgcttccgcattctaatattcaattctctatttgtgatctcccttaaccttgctgttatcaagtggtatcagagcggtTCTATCAAGATTCTGTTCTTGATATCTTGGGATTTCTTCTTagagcaacaaaaaaaaaaaaacactgtAGCGTGAACAGTAGGgtcgtgaaaaaaaaaaatttacaatagcgtgaacagaaaaaaagaagaagttataaCTTTCTCTCTAAGaaatctaattacttgtcctccaagaaatttgattactTGATACCCAAGAAAGTTTATTACTTGATATTCAAGAAATCTTTTTACTTGCTCTCCAAGTTTTGCATTAATTTGTTTCCAAGAAAGAAGGTTGCAAGAAGAGGGGATTCTAGACctttaagaataagaggaattttttttttcttgttcttataattctaaaataagttcCTTTTTATTCGTGTTTTGTTTCAACTATATCCTACTTGTTCTAGGACtagttctttactttctttttgtacCCCAAGATTCCATACTTTATTACTACGAACTTGATACACGTTTTGGTTTAATTATAAATCTACAAAGTATTCTCGTTCAAAGGTTATTTTGAGTGGAAAAAGGCAAGTGTGGGCGAGTTTAAAAGAGGGTAAAAGCCATATTAAAAGTGTGATACTTaatcatttattcttttttttagatgTCTAATTCAGGTGGTGATGAGGAAAGGGCTCGTTTAGAAGCTGAGGTCAAAGGAAGGAACGACTTCACCCTTCAAGCTATACACCAACAATTTGAGAGATAGACCCTTCAATTCCAAGAGATGAGGGATATGATTATCGAGCAGAATGACACCATAGCTGCAATTAGGAGGGAGAATAATGTTGTACCCCCAAATAATGTTAGACCCCAAGTTAGAAGGAATGTACTCCATATCCCTTTTGTAAATCCtgaatatgataatgatgattttgatgttgaatttaATCTAGAAAGAAGAGATAGGAGGCGACAGAGGTAGAGTAGAAgatgataatataaatagtataaagatgaagatgccATCTTTCAAGGGGACAAGGGATCCAGACTTGTACCTTGATTGGGAGAGACGAGTTGAAGCCATCTTTGATTGCCATAACTACTCTGAGGGTAAGAAAGTTAAACTTGCTGTTGTTGAGTTTTCTGATTATGCTGCTTCTTGGTGGAAAAAGCTTGCTAGGGACAGATTGCAAGAGGAGCTACCACCTATTGCTACGTGGGCAGAGATGAAGAGGGTAATGAGGAAGCGATTTATTCCATCATACTTCCAAAGAGATCTACAATCTCGCCTTCAACGCTTGAAGCAAGGCTCCATGTCGGTGGATGAGTACTTCAAAAGCATGGATATGGCTATGATCCAAGCTAACTGcatggaggaagaagaggctACAATAGCTagatttttaaatggtttaaataCAGAAATAGCTAATGTAGTAGAGATACAACAATATGTAACTTTAGATGAGTTAGTTGATTTGTctgtaaaagttgaaaaacaaattgagaaaaagcaGCAAAATAACTCATGGAGAAGTCGACCAAACACTATCTCTAAGAAGCCATGGTCAACTCAAGAGGGGAAAGCTCCTTCCAAACCTCAAGATGAtagaggtaaaggtaaggttGAGGAGGGAGGTAAAACCTTTAATCCTAAATCTTCTAAACCTTCAAGTTCTATTCAATGTCACAAATGTCATGGAAGGGGGCATATGATGCATGAATGTCCAAGTAGAAGAAACATCCTACTTAGAGAGAATGGAGAATATGAGAGTGAAAAAAGTGagggggaagaagaagagggagaagGTGTAAGTGAGGAAGATGATTTGGAACTGCCTAATGATGGTATAATTGGGGTGGTTAGGAGAATTATGACTATCAATTTGGGTAGTGTTGATGAAGGGCAGAGAGAGAATTTGTTTCATACTAGGTGTGGGATAAAAGGGAAGACTTATTCTATGATTATTGATGGGGGAAGTTGTGCAAATGTGGTGAGTTCATACTTGGTGGATAAACTAGGAATTGCATGCATGAAGCGCTCTACCCCATATAGGCTCCAATGGTTGAATGATTGTGGAgaagtaaaagtaaacaaacaatgcatgatttcattcaATGTTGGTAGGTATGAAGATGAGATTCTTTGTGATGTAGTTCCAATGCAAGCATGTCATGTTTTACTTGGCCGACCTTGGCAGTATGATAGGGATACTACTCATCATGGGAGAAAGAATAGGTATAGTCTTCTGCATAATGGTAAGAAGTATACTCTTGCACCATTATCTCCTTCTCAAGTGTTTGAAGATCAAAAACGATTGAGGGAAACAATGGGAAAACAAAAGGGAGAGGTAAAAAGTGAGcttgagggaaaagaaaaaggccaagagatagaaaaaaagagagatggccgagagaaagagagagagggcAGCGATCTAAGTAAAGAGGTAAAAGAGGGtgtgagtaaaaaaataaaatgttttggtgagaggaaagaggctaaggaaaagaaaaatgagagccTTTATATAAAAGCCAAAGAGTGTTTGAATGCTAGGAGAGAGGGACTGCCCATAATACTACTTACTTACAAAGAagtattgattaattttgaacaaCTAACTCCTTCTTTGCCAAATagtgtttcttctcttttgcagAATTTTGAAGATGTTTTTCCTGATGACACTCCAAAGGGATTGCCACCTTTGAGAGGGATTGAGCACCAAATAGACTTTGTGCCTGGGTCTCAACTTCCTAATAGGCCTGCCTATAGGAGCAATCCTGAAGAGACCAAAGAATTACAAAGGCAAGTTGAAGAATTGCTTGAAAAGGGATTTGTTCGAGAGAGTATGAGCCCATGCTCTGTTCCAGTCCTATTGGTCCCCAAAAAGGATGGAACATGGAGGATGTGTGTAGATTGTCGAGCCATCAACAAGATAACGGTAAAGTATCGCCATCCTATCCCTCGTCTTGATGACATGTTGGACCAACTGTATGGTTCcaaaatcttttctaaaattgatctaaagAGTGGTTACCATCAGATTCGTATGAATCCTGGAGATGAATGGAAAACTGCTTTTAAGACCAAATATGGACTTTATGAGTGGTTagttatgccctttggcttgactaatgcaCCAAGCACTTTTATGAGACTAatgaatcatgtttttaaagatttccatggaaaatttattgtggtgtattttgatgacatcttgatcttttctcaaaatctggATGAACACCTAGAgcacttaaaacaagtttttgaagttcttAGAAATCAGCGCTTATTTGCTAATCTCAAAAAGTGTACTTTCTGTGTGGATCGTGTGGTTTTCTTAGGTTTTGTGGTCAGTTCTAAGGGAGTTGAAGTAGATGATGAGAAAATCAAGGCAATAAAAGAATGGCCTAAACCTAATAGTGtaactgaagttaggagttttcatGGACTTGCTAgtttttataggaggtttgtgCGAGACTTTAGCACCATTGCTGCTCCTTTAACTGaagttattaaaaaagataaggTTTTTACATGGGGAAAGGAACAAGATGATGCATTTAACTTGCTGAAGGATAAATTGTGTTCTGCTCCT
This genomic stretch from Solanum stenotomum isolate F172 chromosome 10, ASM1918654v1, whole genome shotgun sequence harbors:
- the LOC125842771 gene encoding uncharacterized protein LOC125842771; translation: MRDMIIEQNDTIAAIRRENNVVPPNNKEEIGGDRGRVEDDNINSIKMKMPSFKGTRDPDLYLDWERRVEAIFDCHNYSEGKKVKLAVVEFSDYAASWWKKLARDRLQEELPPIATWAEMKRVMRKRFIPSYFQRDLQSRLQRLKQGSMSVDEYFKSMDMAMIQANCMEEEEATIARFLNGLNTEIANVVEIQQYVTLDELVDLSVKVEKQIEKKQQNNSWRSRPNTISKKPWSTQEGKAPSKPQDDRGKGKVEEGGKTFNPKSSKPSSSIQCHKCHGRGHMMHECPSRRNILLRENGEYESEKSEGEEEEGEGVSEEDDLELPNDGIIGVVRRIMTINLGSVDEGQRENLFHTRCGIKGKTYSMIIDGGSCANVVSSYLVDKLGIACMKRSTPYRLQWLNDCGEVKVNKQCMISFNVGRYEDEILCDVVPMQACHVLLGRPWQYDRQNFEDVFPDDTPKGLPPLRGIEHQIDFVPGSQLPNRPAYRSNPEETKELQRQVEELLEKGFVRESMSPCSVPVLLVPKKDGTWRMCFVVSSKGVEVDDEKIKAIKEWPKPNSVTEVRSFHGLASFYRRFVRDFSTIAAPLTEVIKKDKVFTWGKEQDDAFNLLKDKLCSAPLLQLPDFSKSFEVECDASGKGIGAVLMQDSKPIAYFSEKLSGATLNYSTYDKELYALVRALATWQHYLWPREFVVKTDHESLKYLKSQGKLSRRHAKWVEFIETFPYVIAYKQGKENVVADALSRRYKFNLQDEFLFKENKLCVPNCSLRELFVREAHCGGLMGHFGVPKTLEILSEHFYWPSMRKDVEKVCSYCLECKQAKSRTLPHGLYTPLPVSNSPWIDISMDFILGLPRTKYGKDSIFVVVDRFSKMARFIPCKKTNDASHVADLFVKEVVKLHGIPRTIVSDRDAKFLSHFWRILWGKLGTKLLFSTSCHPQTDGQTEVVNRTLGNMLRAVLKGKLTSWEDYLPIVEFAYNRTFHSSTGKTPFEVVYGFNPLTPLDLLPLPLVWVHMRKERFPSKRKTKLDPRGSGPYKVLERIGDNAYKLDLPGEFQVSATFNVSDLSHFDADLNSRTNSLQEEGNDSIQGSSTPLKDKDDALETPRRPITRSQTKEFNDKLNGLQSLIQ